A window from Temnothorax longispinosus isolate EJ_2023e unplaced genomic scaffold, Tlon_JGU_v1 HiC_scaffold_36, whole genome shotgun sequence encodes these proteins:
- the LOC139824409 gene encoding uncharacterized protein has product MVMFIERGIRGGLSQCSGRYAKANNKYMESYDSSKPSSYLMYFDVNNLYGWAMCKPLPYAEFRWVEDASNFDVNAIALDSPTGYILEVDLEYPQDKHDAHADLPFCPMRDKPPGKRQDKLLATLHDKERYVIHYRNLQQCMRHGLRVTKIHRVLQFAQSEWLRSYIELNTKFRTQAKNEFEKTLYKLMNNAVFGKTMENVRNHVDVKLVTTWKGRYGAEAMIARPNFHSSSVFSENLVAIELRKLEVKFDKPIYVGMCILDLSKVCLYEFHHEYMSPLYRDSCRIMYTDTDSLIYYIECDDAYENMKHDIARFDTSDYAVDNAYDMPLVNKKVPGLMKDENNGVIMTEFVRLRAKMYALRVDGKKDCKKAKGVKSNVIARTITFDDYTRCLNDEIEMTRPQSCIRSKMHEVYTICETKIALSPYDDKRYIVPDSTDTLPWGHYRI; this is encoded by the coding sequence ATGGTCATGTTTATCGAACGTGGTATACGCGGCGGGCTGAGTCAATGTTCCGGCAGATACGCGAAGGCCAACAACAAGTATATGGAGTCGTACGATTCAtcgaaaccgtcgtcgtacctAATGTACTTCGATGTCAACAACTTATACGGCTGGGCGATGTGTAAGCCACTGCCCTACGCGGAGTTTCGATGGGTCGAAGACGCGTCAAATTTCGACGTTAACGCGATCGCTTTGGATTCGCCTACGGGCTATATTCTCGAGGTCGATCTCGAGTATCCGCAGGATAAACATGACGCGCACGCAgacctaccgttctgtccgatGCGCGATAAACCGCCCGGCAAACGGCAGGACAAACTTCTCGCCACGCTGCACGATAAGGAGCGTTATGTCATCCATTATCGCAATCTGCAACAGTGCATGCGTCATGGCCTTCGCGTCACTAAAATACATCGCGTATTGCAATTCGCTCAATCTGAGTGGCTCCGCTCTTACATCGAACTCAATACAAAATTCAGGACACAAGCAAAAAATGAGTtcgaaaaaacattatataaattaatgaataacgcTGTTTTTGGGAAAACAATGGAGAATGTACGAAACCACGTCGATGTAAAATTAGTGACGACGTGGAAGGgtagatacggcgcggaggcaATGATCGCGCGACCGAATTTCCACAGCAGTAGCGTGTTTTCAGAAAATCTGGTAGCCATCGAACTGCGCAAACTCGAGGTGAAATTCGACAAACCGATCTACGTCGGCATGTGCATCCTTGACTTGTCGAAGGTGTGCCTGTACGAATTTCATCACGAATACATGTCTCCCCTGTACCGCGACTCGTGTAGAATCATGTATACCGACACGGACagtttgatttattatatcgaGTGCGACGACGCGTACGAGAACATGAAACATGATATAGCCCGGTTCGACACAAGTGACTATGCGGTAGATAACGCTTATGATATGCCTctcgtcaataaaaaagtgcCGGGCCTGATGAAGGATGAAAACAACGGAGTCATTATGACCGAATTCGTTAGACTTAGGGCGAAAATGTACGCCTTGCGAGTCGATGGcaaaaaagattgtaaaaaaGCGAAAGGTGTCAAAAGCAACGTCATCGCGCGCACCATCACATTCGACGACTACACGCGGTGTCTGAACGATGAGATCGAAATGACTCGACCGCAGTCGTGCATACGATCGAAAATGCACGAAGTGTACACTATTTGCGAGACAAAAATCGCTCTGAGTCCGTACGACGATAAGCGATATATCGTGCCGGATTCGACCGATACGTTGCCGTGGGGACATTACCGAATATAa